The following coding sequences are from one Gossypium hirsutum isolate 1008001.06 chromosome A12, Gossypium_hirsutum_v2.1, whole genome shotgun sequence window:
- the LOC107918105 gene encoding glutamate decarboxylase, translated as MVLSKTASETDVSVHSTFASRYVRTSLPRFKMPENSIPKEAAYQIINDELMLDGNPRLNLASFVTTWMEPECDKLIMDSINKNYVDMDEYPVTTELQNRCVNMIAHLFNAPLGESEAAVGVGTVGSSEAIMLAGLAFKRKWQNKRKAEGKPYEKPNIVTGANVQVCWEKFARYFEVELKEVKLREGYYVMDPVKAVEMVDENTICVAAILGSTLNGEFEDVKLLNDLLIEKNKETGWDTPIHVDAASGGFIAPFLYPELEWDFRLPLVKSINVSGHKYGLVYAGIGWVIWRSKEDLPEELIFHINYLGADQPTFTLNFSKGSSQVIAQYYQLIRLGYEGYRNVMENCHENAIVLKEGLEKTGRFNIVSKDNGVPLVAFSLKDNKRHDEFEISEMLRRFGWIVPAYTMPADAQHITVLRVVIREDFSRTLAERIVIDIQKVLHELDTLPAKVNAKLAMAEEEEAKSGTVVKKTAIETQREVAAFWKKYVSERKTNKNKIC; from the exons ATGGTGTTATCTAAGACAGCATCTGAAACTGATGTCTCAGTTCACTCCACTTTTGCCTCTCGTTATGTCCGAACCTCACTGCCCAGGTTCAAAATGCCAGAAAACTCCATACCAAAAGAGGCTGCTTATCAGATCATCAATGATGAACTGATGCTTGATGGCAACCCAAGGTTGAACCTTGCCTCTTTTGTTACTACATGGATGGAGCCTGAATGTGATAAGCTTATAATGGACTCCATTAACAAGAACTACGTTGACATGGATGAATACCCTGTCACCACTGAGCTTCAG AATCGTTGTGTGAACATGATAGCACATCTTTTCAACGCACCATTGGGAGAGTCAGAGGCAGCAGTTGGTGTGGGAACAGTTGGGTCATCGGAGGCAATCATGTTGGCTGGCCTTGCTTTCAAGAGAAAATGGCAAAACAAGCGTAAGGCTGAAGGCAAACCTTATGAAAAGCCGAATATCGTGACTGGAGCCAATGTTCAGGTTTGCTGGGAGAAATTTGCAAGGTACTTTGAAGTGGAGTTGAAAGAAGTGAAGCTTAGAGAAGGGTACTATGTGATGGACCCTGTCAAAGCAGTGGAAATGGTTGATGAAAACACCATCTGTGTAGCTGCAATCTTGGGTTCAACCCTCAATGGAGAATTTGAAGATGTCAAGCTTCTAAACGATCTTTTAATTGAAAAGAACAAAGAAACTGG ATGGGATACCCCAATTCATGTTGATGCAGCTAGTGGTGGATTTATTGCGCCATTTTTGTACCCAGAACTTGAGTGGGACTTCAGGCTCCCCCTTGTGAAGAGTATTAATGTTAGTGGGCATAAATATGGtcttgtttatgctggaattggTTGGGTTATCTGGAGGAGCAAAGAAGACTTACCTGAAGAACTCATTTTCCATATTAACTATCTTGGAGCTGATCAACCAACTTTCACTCTCAATTTCTCCAAAG GTTCTAGCCAAGTCATTGCTCAGTACTACCAACTAATCCGTTTGGGATATGAG GGATACAGAAATGTGATGGAGAACTGTCATGAAAACGCCATAGTCCTTAAAGAAGGATTGGAGAAAACAGGGCGTTTTAACATCGTATCAAAGGACAATGGGGTTCCACTGGTGGCCTTCTCCCTCAAAGACAACAAGCGCCATGACGAGTTCGAGATATCGGAGATGTTGCGTCGCTTCGGTTGGATCGTGCCAGCCTACACCATGCCAGCCGATGCACAGCACATCACTGTGCTCCGTGTTGTGATCAGGGAGGACTTCTCCCGCACCTTAGCCGAGCGTATCGTCATTGACATCCAAAAAGTGCTCCATGAGCTCGACACCCTCCCAGCAAAGGTCAATGCCAAACTGGCTATGGCTGAAGAGGAGGAGGCCAAAAGTGGCACCGTCGTCAAGAAGACTGCTATTGAGACCCAAAGGGAAGTTGCAGCTTTCTGGAAGAAATATGTCAGTGAGAGAAAAACTAACAAGAACAAAATTTGTTAG